A region from the Solibacillus sp. FSL H8-0523 genome encodes:
- the hflK gene encoding FtsH protease activity modulator HflK gives MSVKRTLMWIGLILIAIVALIAVTTSWYTVDESEQAVVITFGQADETIQDSGLHFKMPWPIQSVELLSKETYSLQFGYKESADGTLETFDKETKMITGDENIVLTDLVVQWRIVDPKKYLFNSSEPRTILHSATSSAIRSIIGSSKIDDALTDGKVEIEAKTRDLLVSLIEKYDIGISIVGVKLQDVEVPNEEVRAAFTAVTDAREMKATKINEAQKYKNQRINEAEGEKNAVLSKAEGEKTSRIEQAKGEVALFNELYEQYRLNKEITRERLVLETLEAVLPNAQIYIMNDDGSSTLKYLPLQPTQANTSTETKKEGGSN, from the coding sequence GTGAGTGTAAAACGAACATTAATGTGGATTGGTCTCATTTTAATTGCAATTGTTGCACTGATTGCTGTCACAACATCATGGTATACCGTTGATGAATCAGAGCAGGCCGTTGTCATCACATTTGGTCAAGCAGATGAAACCATTCAAGACTCAGGCTTACATTTTAAAATGCCGTGGCCAATTCAATCCGTAGAACTGTTATCAAAAGAAACGTATAGTTTACAGTTTGGTTATAAAGAAAGCGCAGACGGGACATTAGAGACATTTGATAAAGAAACAAAAATGATTACAGGTGACGAAAACATTGTGTTAACAGACCTTGTTGTCCAATGGCGTATTGTCGATCCGAAGAAATATTTATTTAATTCCTCTGAACCGCGTACAATTTTACATAGTGCCACATCAAGCGCGATTCGTTCAATTATCGGTAGCTCAAAAATTGATGATGCCTTAACGGATGGTAAAGTGGAAATTGAAGCAAAAACACGTGATTTGTTAGTTTCCCTTATTGAAAAATATGATATAGGGATAAGTATCGTCGGCGTAAAACTACAAGATGTAGAGGTGCCGAATGAAGAGGTACGTGCAGCGTTTACAGCAGTAACCGATGCGCGTGAAATGAAAGCGACAAAAATTAACGAAGCACAAAAGTATAAAAACCAACGCATAAATGAAGCGGAAGGTGAAAAGAATGCCGTTTTATCAAAAGCAGAAGGTGAAAAAACATCCCGTATCGAGCAGGCTAAAGGGGAAGTTGCCCTATTTAATGAACTGTATGAACAATACCGCTTGAATAAAGAAATTACACGCGAGCGTCTCGTACTCGAAACATTAGAGGCTGTGCTACCGAATGCACAAATTTACATTATGAATGATGATGGCAGTAGTACATTAAAATATTTACCGCTCCAACCAACACAAGCGAATACTTCTACTGAAACGAAAAAAGAAGGAGGTTCGAACTAA